A genome region from Nicotiana tabacum cultivar K326 chromosome 13, ASM71507v2, whole genome shotgun sequence includes the following:
- the LOC107810969 gene encoding protein METHYLENE BLUE SENSITIVITY 1 produces the protein MTGKAKPKKHTAKELAAKADAALTNRGGGKAGLADRSGIEKGGHAKLECPLCKVTAPDMKSMKIHHDARHPKIPFDEAKLTNLHATVVAEPSNTKPKPGIRGSLKK, from the coding sequence ATGACAGGAAAAGCAAAGCCAAAGAAGCACACAGCGAAGGAGTTAGCTGCAAAGGCAGACGCAGCGCTGACCAACAGGGGAGGGGGAAAAGCTGGGTTAGCCGATAGGAGTGGTATCGAAAAGGGTGGACACGCCAAGCTGGAATGCCCGCTCTGCAAAGTGACAGCACCTGATATGAAGTCTATGAAGATCCATCACGATGCTCGACATCCCAAGATTCCCTTTGATGAAGCCAAGCTCACCAATCTTCATGCCACTGTTGTTGCTGAGCCCAGCAACACCAAGCCTAAACCCGGTATCCGTGGCAGTCTCAAGAAGTGA
- the LOC142168275 gene encoding uncharacterized protein LOC142168275, with protein sequence MGILTGKSIELAKILQKSKINIACIRETGWVEAKARDADRFKLWYSRGPSKNEIGILVDRELREQVVEVIRVNDKVMIINDYDDVYDGFGFGDRNDGGTSLLEFAKAFDLVIAYSRKDDGGICIDYKAIPSENIATRHRLLLIDFEIKRERKKWIMYAQPKIKWGALIKDKSHELGEKLMAFGDWRSSRDASSMWARTADCIRKVAREVLGVSKGYPGKYKGDW encoded by the exons ATGGGAATATTGACTGGAAAATCTATAGAGTTAGCAAAGATTCTCCAGAAGAGCAAGATCAATATAGCTTGTATTCGAGAAACTGGATGGGTGGAAGCTAAAGCTCGGGATGCAGATAGGTTCAAACTGTGGTACTCAAGAGGTCCGAGTAAGAATGAAATAGGCATTTTGGTGGATAGAGAACTCAGGGAGCAAGTGGTTGAGGTTATAAGGGTAAATGATAAAGTGATGATTATCAA TGATTATGATGATGTGTATGACGGCTTTGGCTTTGGTGATAGAAACGACGGAGGAACATCGTTGTTGGAGTTCGCTAAAGCCTTTGACTTGGTGATAGCTTACTCGAG GAAAGACGATGGAGGTATATGCATAGACTACAAGGCTATCCCAAGTGAGAATATCGCGACTCGGCATAGGCTCTTGTTGATAGACTTTGAGATTAAGAGGGAGAGGAAGAAATGGATTATGTATGCTCAACCTAAgatcaagtggggagccttgaTTAAAGATAAATCGCATGAGCTGGGGGAGAAGTTGATGGCTTTTGGGGATTGGAGGAGTAGTAGGGATGCGAGTAGTATGTGGGCTAGGACAGCGGATTGCATTAGGAAAGTAGctagagaggtgttaggggtctcaaaGGGTTACCCTGGTAAGTATAAAGGGGACTGGTAG